Proteins from one Sulfurovum sp. TSL1 genomic window:
- a CDS encoding molybdopterin-binding protein has protein sequence MSEPRFFALIIGTEILNRRRADRHFDFVTRALAEKGHKLTGSFIIEDDPALIVQTIQFIASQENPLLFSFGGIGSTPDDHTRKCAAIALRDGLLHVHEEAKAIIVNKLGEKAYPYSVRMAELPEGATLLENPINQMPAFAVDERYFFMPGFPEMSHPMVTEILEKIIPYKKETFRHTLTAHCKENIFIELMESMPKGVEFSSLPKRYSDSWRVTISVASEDKVLAKASFDKYVNLLENKDIIYTLNDGE, from the coding sequence ATGTCTGAACCTAGATTTTTTGCCCTTATTATAGGTACAGAGATCCTAAACCGTCGAAGGGCTGATAGGCATTTTGACTTTGTCACCAGAGCTCTAGCCGAAAAGGGTCACAAACTCACCGGTTCTTTTATTATAGAGGATGACCCTGCGCTTATTGTTCAAACGATCCAATTTATCGCTTCACAGGAAAATCCTCTGCTCTTCTCTTTTGGCGGTATAGGCTCAACACCTGATGACCATACCAGAAAATGTGCGGCTATAGCACTGAGAGATGGACTTCTTCACGTACATGAAGAAGCCAAAGCGATCATCGTCAACAAACTGGGTGAGAAGGCCTACCCCTACTCTGTACGTATGGCAGAACTCCCCGAAGGTGCAACACTCCTGGAGAACCCGATCAATCAAATGCCTGCTTTTGCAGTGGATGAACGCTATTTCTTTATGCCTGGTTTTCCGGAGATGAGCCATCCTATGGTGACTGAAATTTTAGAAAAGATCATACCGTATAAAAAAGAAACATTCCGACATACTCTCACCGCACACTGCAAAGAAAATATTTTTATAGAATTAATGGAAAGTATGCCTAAGGGTGTGGAATTCTCTTCTCTACCAAAACGCTACAGTGATAGCTGGAGGGTTACGATCTCCGTAGCATCAGAGGATAAAGTATTAGCGAAAGCATCATTTGATAAGTATGTCAATCTCCTTGAAAATAAAGATATTATCTATACACTGAATGATGGTGAATAG
- a CDS encoding MFS transporter: protein MTYLDTLKHPVIRRLSLIQFISYFGTWFSQVAIFSMIVSFGASEVTIALTAAMAMLPAVILAPIIGLIVDRIEFKKLMSVLLLIEISMTLGFIFINSLAYVWILMILIFIRSAAASLLFSAEMALFPKLVSGKMLKNTNEIHSVIWSLCYALGMAAGGIVTHYVGFDLAFIIDAMLYTVAVLLLIGLHISIEKITHVESNMQMLKDGFNYILSQKKIQHLILLHAAIGLTSFDALVTLLADFQYKEFIAVPLAIGWMNATRALGLMIGPFIIGRIISKNNLHYIFILQGLAIMLWSFLEFNFYLALIGLFITGLFITTLWSYTYLLIQEETERRYMGRVISYNDMIFMLSNVITALFIGYAAKWGLSLESITFTLGFGFIVFATYYHWFKKRYIDENNQ, encoded by the coding sequence ATGACCTATTTAGACACCTTGAAACATCCTGTTATAAGACGGCTCTCACTCATCCAGTTTATCTCATACTTTGGTACATGGTTTTCTCAAGTAGCTATCTTCTCCATGATAGTCTCTTTTGGTGCAAGTGAAGTCACCATCGCTCTCACTGCAGCAATGGCCATGCTGCCTGCAGTAATACTTGCACCGATCATAGGACTCATTGTAGATCGTATAGAGTTTAAAAAACTGATGAGTGTTCTACTGCTTATTGAAATTTCAATGACGCTTGGATTTATATTTATAAACTCATTAGCATATGTATGGATCTTGATGATACTTATTTTTATCCGCTCAGCTGCAGCCTCTCTGCTCTTCTCGGCAGAGATGGCACTCTTCCCCAAACTGGTATCCGGAAAGATGCTGAAAAATACGAATGAGATACACTCGGTGATCTGGTCACTTTGTTATGCATTAGGTATGGCCGCTGGAGGGATCGTCACCCATTATGTAGGTTTTGACCTAGCTTTTATCATAGATGCGATGCTCTACACTGTAGCGGTACTTTTACTGATAGGGTTACATATTTCCATAGAAAAAATTACCCATGTTGAATCAAATATGCAGATGCTTAAAGATGGATTCAACTACATCCTATCACAAAAAAAGATACAACATCTCATACTTTTACATGCTGCCATAGGTCTTACCTCTTTTGATGCACTCGTCACCTTGCTTGCAGATTTTCAATACAAAGAGTTTATAGCTGTACCACTTGCTATCGGTTGGATGAATGCCACAAGAGCTTTAGGTTTAATGATCGGTCCTTTTATCATCGGCAGGATCATCTCCAAAAACAATTTACATTACATTTTCATACTGCAGGGACTGGCTATTATGCTTTGGTCCTTTTTAGAATTTAATTTTTATCTGGCACTGATAGGACTTTTTATTACTGGTCTGTTCATTACGACATTATGGTCCTATACCTATTTACTCATTCAAGAAGAGACAGAAAGGAGATACATGGGAAGGGTCATCTCTTACAATGACATGATCTTTATGCTTTCAAATGTCATAACAGCACTCTTCATTGGATATGCAGCAAAATGGGGGTTATCGCTTGAAAGTATTACATTTACTTTAGGTTTTGGCTTTATTGTTTTTGCAACGTATTATCATTGGTTTAAAAAGCGATACATTGATGAAAACAACCAATAG
- a CDS encoding tRNA-uridine aminocarboxypropyltransferase yields MKTTNRPVCYNCYRPQTSCMCRYITPIETNTRFVILMHPKEFRKTKNGTGHFTNLSLKHCEIHVGIDFTKHAAINTIINDPSNICYTLYPHENSINLNEEPIGEKQKNTVIFLIDSTWPCSRAILTASPNIDALPKISFTHTEVSKFTFKEQPEAYCLSTMESALCVLKRLNSHQIEAIERQKLDRFLLPFEKMVAYQLSCV; encoded by the coding sequence ATGAAAACAACCAATAGACCTGTCTGCTACAACTGCTACAGACCTCAAACCTCATGCATGTGCAGGTACATTACACCTATAGAAACCAACACACGGTTTGTCATCTTGATGCATCCAAAAGAGTTCAGAAAGACCAAAAACGGTACAGGTCACTTTACCAACCTCTCTTTGAAGCATTGTGAGATCCATGTGGGCATAGATTTTACAAAGCATGCGGCTATCAATACTATCATCAATGACCCTTCAAATATCTGCTATACGCTCTACCCGCATGAGAACAGTATCAATCTCAATGAAGAACCGATAGGAGAAAAACAAAAAAATACGGTCATTTTCCTTATAGACTCTACCTGGCCCTGCTCGAGAGCCATCTTAACGGCAAGTCCCAATATCGATGCGTTGCCAAAAATCAGTTTCACCCATACGGAAGTGTCAAAATTTACTTTTAAAGAGCAGCCTGAAGCGTATTGTCTCAGTACCATGGAATCTGCCTTATGTGTATTAAAACGTTTGAACAGTCATCAGATTGAAGCTATTGAGCGTCAAAAACTCGATCGTTTTTTGCTGCCCTTTGAGAAAATGGTGGCATATCAACTCTCTTGTGTCTGA
- a CDS encoding AEC family transporter: MENFILIVLAIFIGYLFSRLRIFPEESAAILNQFVIFISLPAMILLQIPKLTLSMDIMIPVIIAWVVMTVSALLTLFVSHKLHFSQEVTGALMLVAVLTNSSFLGIPVISAYLGDEALPFILVYDQMGTFLALATYGIFVAAYYSNKSEMSIGAMAVKVLTFPPFVSLIIALFFISTPFPEAISKVLASLANTIVPIALVAVGLQLQLKLPGHEVQPFAIALFIKLIIAPLIALGIVALAGWTNLAANVSVMEAGMAPMVTAGAMASLSGLAPRLSSAIVGYGILLSFLSTALLFKLL, translated from the coding sequence ATGGAAAATTTTATTTTAATCGTACTGGCTATTTTCATTGGCTATCTCTTCAGCAGATTACGTATCTTTCCGGAAGAGTCAGCAGCCATCTTAAATCAATTTGTTATATTTATTTCTCTTCCGGCGATGATACTGTTGCAAATACCTAAGCTGACGCTCTCTATGGATATCATGATTCCTGTGATCATTGCCTGGGTCGTTATGACAGTGTCAGCGCTTCTTACGCTGTTTGTATCCCATAAACTTCATTTTAGTCAAGAAGTGACAGGCGCACTCATGCTGGTAGCCGTATTGACTAACTCCTCTTTCCTGGGTATTCCTGTCATTAGTGCCTACCTAGGTGATGAGGCACTCCCTTTTATTTTGGTCTATGATCAGATGGGTACGTTTTTGGCACTGGCAACCTATGGTATATTTGTAGCTGCCTATTATTCGAATAAGAGTGAAATGAGTATTGGGGCCATGGCAGTCAAAGTGCTCACATTCCCGCCGTTTGTTTCCCTGATCATTGCACTGTTTTTCATAAGTACTCCTTTTCCAGAGGCGATCTCAAAAGTATTGGCATCACTGGCCAATACGATCGTACCCATTGCTTTGGTCGCTGTGGGACTGCAGTTACAGCTGAAACTTCCTGGACATGAAGTACAGCCTTTTGCTATAGCACTCTTTATCAAATTGATCATTGCTCCTCTGATCGCACTAGGTATAGTAGCACTGGCAGGGTGGACAAATTTGGCGGCAAATGTCTCTGTGATGGAAGCAGGGATGGCACCGATGGTCACAGCAGGTGCGATGGCATCATTGTCAGGGCTGGCCCCAAGACTCAGTTCTGCCATTGTCGGTTATGGCATACTGCTCTCTTTTTTGAGTACGGCACTCCTATTCAAACTCCTGTAG
- the acs gene encoding acetate--CoA ligase, with product MLQELYQPNPEFVKDARIKSMDEYHALVKKATEDYEGFWKDYADEKIDWFEPYDRVLDESNAPFVKWFDGGKLNVAHQCIDRHLETQKNKAAIIFEGDRGDKQVITYLELYEEVNKFANLLKEDFGVQKGDRVVIYMPMIPEAAYAMLACARIGAIHSIVFGGFSSEALRDRIEDAEAKVVITADGAYRKTKPYMLKPVVDAALTGETPVEKVLVVERNNEEVNWVAGRDYSYNELIKSKSGQCDAEPMESEDPLFLLYTSGSTGKPKGVQHNTAGYILWAQMTMEWVFDVKANDTYWCTADIGWITGHTYIVYGPLAMGATTVMFEGVITFPDAGRPWKMVEEHKINQFYTAPTAIRVLHKTGENEPAKYDLSSLKVLGTVGEPIDPPAWKWYYEEVGQSKCAIVDTYWQTETGGHIVSPLPGATPIKPACATLPLPGIMAEILDPETGEKVGEGESGYMCVTRPWPSQIRGVWGDDERFKKSYYGDVTKEGKPVYFTGDGAIYGENGYITITGRTDDVINVSGHRMGTAEVEAAIKKHDNVAAVAVVGKPHELKGEGIFAYIVLKSVKDDMANELETMKEINTIIKTEIGNIALCDDMVFVPDLPKTRSGKIMRRILRALAKGEKITQDTSTLEDPTIVGLIEGRVNAA from the coding sequence ATGTTACAAGAACTTTATCAACCAAACCCGGAATTTGTCAAAGATGCAAGAATAAAAAGTATGGATGAATACCATGCTCTGGTCAAAAAAGCAACAGAGGACTATGAAGGATTCTGGAAAGATTATGCAGATGAGAAGATCGATTGGTTTGAACCGTACGACAGAGTACTAGATGAATCCAATGCGCCTTTTGTAAAGTGGTTTGACGGTGGAAAGCTCAATGTTGCACACCAGTGCATCGACCGTCATTTAGAGACACAGAAAAATAAAGCAGCGATCATTTTTGAAGGTGACAGAGGCGACAAGCAGGTGATCACGTATCTTGAACTTTATGAAGAAGTCAATAAATTTGCCAATCTTCTGAAGGAAGATTTTGGTGTACAAAAAGGTGACAGGGTGGTTATCTATATGCCAATGATTCCTGAAGCGGCCTATGCGATGCTTGCCTGTGCACGTATCGGTGCGATCCACTCTATCGTATTTGGCGGATTCTCCTCAGAAGCACTGCGTGACAGGATAGAAGATGCTGAGGCAAAAGTAGTGATCACTGCAGACGGTGCGTATAGAAAAACGAAACCCTATATGCTGAAACCTGTAGTAGATGCAGCACTGACAGGTGAAACACCGGTTGAAAAAGTATTGGTTGTTGAGAGAAACAATGAAGAGGTTAACTGGGTAGCAGGCCGTGACTATTCGTACAATGAACTGATCAAAAGTAAGTCGGGTCAATGTGACGCTGAACCTATGGAGAGTGAAGATCCCCTTTTCCTGCTCTATACTTCGGGTAGTACGGGAAAACCAAAAGGGGTGCAGCACAATACGGCCGGATATATTCTCTGGGCACAAATGACAATGGAATGGGTCTTTGATGTGAAGGCAAATGATACCTACTGGTGTACGGCAGATATCGGTTGGATCACCGGACATACTTATATCGTCTATGGACCGCTTGCTATGGGTGCAACCACAGTCATGTTCGAGGGGGTCATTACCTTCCCAGATGCAGGTCGTCCTTGGAAAATGGTGGAAGAGCACAAGATCAACCAGTTCTATACAGCACCCACAGCGATCCGTGTACTCCATAAAACAGGTGAAAACGAACCGGCCAAATATGATCTTTCATCGCTTAAAGTTCTTGGGACGGTTGGAGAGCCGATCGATCCTCCGGCATGGAAATGGTACTATGAAGAAGTAGGGCAAAGCAAGTGTGCGATCGTAGATACCTACTGGCAGACTGAAACAGGGGGTCACATCGTTTCTCCGCTTCCTGGGGCGACGCCTATCAAACCGGCCTGTGCTACCTTGCCATTACCGGGTATCATGGCTGAGATACTTGACCCTGAAACGGGTGAGAAAGTCGGTGAAGGTGAAAGCGGATATATGTGTGTCACACGCCCCTGGCCGTCACAGATCCGTGGTGTATGGGGGGATGATGAGCGTTTCAAAAAGTCTTATTATGGTGACGTGACAAAAGAAGGTAAACCGGTATACTTTACAGGTGACGGTGCGATCTATGGTGAAAACGGTTATATCACGATCACCGGTCGTACAGATGACGTGATCAATGTTTCCGGTCACCGTATGGGTACAGCCGAGGTAGAAGCAGCGATCAAAAAGCATGACAATGTAGCTGCCGTGGCTGTGGTCGGTAAACCGCATGAGTTGAAAGGAGAAGGGATCTTCGCCTATATCGTACTTAAATCTGTCAAGGATGATATGGCCAATGAGCTTGAGACCATGAAAGAGATCAATACGATCATTAAAACCGAGATCGGTAACATCGCACTGTGTGACGATATGGTCTTTGTCCCTGACCTTCCAAAAACCAGATCAGGAAAGATCATGAGAAGGATACTCAGAGCATTGGCAAAAGGTGAAAAGATCACACAAGATACCTCTACACTTGAAGATCCAACTATTGTAGGTCTGATAGAAGGACGTGTTAACGCCGCTTAA
- a CDS encoding 3'-5' exonuclease, with amino-acid sequence MFKSLRKRWNLKNLKDERFTFLFDAPSIDEIVVFDCETTGIDPKIDDIVSIGAVKIKGNKILTDEAIHIYIDQKKALDPKSITIHQIRNCDLHGAIPLKEAIEKFLYYIGNRPLAGYYLEFDVAMVNKYIKPMYGITLPNRQEEVSAIYYDKKIPTIPQGNIDLRFDTILEDLDLPKLQAHDALNDAIMTALIYLKLKNTTKLK; translated from the coding sequence ATGTTCAAGTCATTAAGAAAGAGATGGAATCTCAAGAATCTAAAGGATGAACGCTTTACCTTTTTGTTTGATGCCCCCTCTATCGATGAAATAGTTGTTTTTGACTGTGAGACGACGGGGATTGATCCTAAAATAGATGATATTGTCTCCATTGGGGCTGTAAAGATCAAGGGAAATAAGATCCTTACTGACGAAGCGATACATATCTATATCGATCAGAAGAAAGCGCTCGATCCTAAAAGTATCACGATACATCAGATAAGGAATTGTGATCTTCACGGAGCGATCCCACTTAAAGAGGCCATTGAAAAGTTTCTTTATTATATCGGGAATAGACCTTTGGCAGGTTATTACCTGGAATTTGATGTGGCTATGGTAAACAAATATATCAAACCGATGTATGGTATTACCCTGCCCAATAGACAAGAAGAGGTATCAGCGATCTATTATGACAAAAAGATCCCCACCATACCTCAAGGGAATATAGATCTGCGGTTCGATACGATCTTGGAAGATTTGGATCTACCAAAACTTCAGGCCCATGATGCATTGAATGATGCCATTATGACGGCGTTGATCTATCTTAAATTAAAAAATACAACGAAACTAAAATAA
- a CDS encoding putative nucleotidyltransferase substrate binding domain-containing protein, which translates to MITLLENLKTHPPFTFLNKNEFDRMEKHAQIAYYPNETLLIDKDSIPLNLYIIIKGAVEVFDENEEPIDIYQTHDIFGGIEIIEGQPSAYSYIVTEELICFEIPKTVFLDICECNKYFKHYFFSSIIERMDMLKEKKEYASMSDLMIARLDKSILHKGVVVAPNMPIVEALHHMDEAGASCLLVENDEGYGIVTDADFRYYILHKEDKGLEKISQIQTYPAISANKGELLFNILLLMTEHSIKHLPVLDEENHVIGILELVDLLSFFSNQSHLITVQMERAKNLEDVVAAAKRLDVMISALHAKGVKSRYIAKLVSEINRKMYIKLFAMIIPHAWQDKCTLILLGSEGRASQILRTDQDNALVFEEGFMPEDVTSVTQQFIEVLDEIGFPRCEGEIMMINPKWCKPIEAYKEDIYDWIEAPNYEKFLDMAIFFDSTAVAGKVSLHTELIDYLFSKVEQTPSILMHFARAIETFESPLGLFSQFVHDKEHKNEIDIKKGALFALIHGVRALALEHQIRETNTTLRIKALNNSGFLSKEDATELMEALEVFHTLRLHSQLEKLAKGKPIDNYISVAKLGKLERDLLKEALKTVNKFKKIVSYHFHLSIVG; encoded by the coding sequence ATGATAACACTCTTAGAAAACTTAAAAACACATCCTCCTTTTACGTTTTTGAATAAAAATGAGTTTGATCGTATGGAAAAGCATGCACAGATCGCATATTATCCAAACGAGACTCTGCTTATCGATAAGGACAGTATCCCACTAAACCTCTATATTATTATCAAAGGTGCCGTAGAAGTATTTGATGAGAATGAAGAACCTATTGATATCTATCAGACCCATGATATTTTTGGTGGTATAGAGATCATTGAAGGGCAACCATCTGCCTACAGTTATATCGTGACAGAAGAATTGATATGTTTTGAGATCCCTAAAACGGTATTTCTGGATATTTGCGAATGCAATAAGTATTTCAAGCATTATTTCTTTTCCAGTATCATAGAACGTATGGATATGCTTAAAGAGAAGAAAGAATATGCTTCTATGAGCGACTTGATGATAGCAAGGCTGGATAAATCTATTTTACACAAAGGAGTGGTAGTCGCTCCAAATATGCCTATCGTTGAAGCACTTCATCATATGGATGAAGCGGGTGCAAGCTGCCTATTGGTTGAAAATGATGAGGGATACGGGATCGTGACCGATGCAGATTTTAGATACTATATTCTTCACAAAGAAGACAAAGGTTTAGAAAAGATCTCACAGATACAAACCTATCCTGCCATTTCCGCCAATAAGGGTGAACTGCTTTTTAACATTTTACTTTTAATGACAGAACACAGTATCAAACACCTCCCTGTATTGGATGAAGAGAACCATGTTATAGGCATACTTGAACTGGTCGATCTGCTGAGCTTCTTTTCCAATCAGTCTCATCTCATTACGGTGCAGATGGAGAGAGCAAAAAACCTTGAGGATGTGGTGGCTGCAGCCAAACGTCTGGATGTCATGATCAGCGCATTGCATGCAAAAGGTGTGAAAAGTCGGTATATAGCCAAGTTGGTCTCTGAGATCAACAGAAAAATGTATATCAAGCTCTTTGCAATGATCATCCCGCATGCCTGGCAGGATAAATGTACACTGATACTTCTCGGCAGTGAAGGTCGTGCTTCACAGATACTCAGAACAGATCAGGACAACGCACTTGTCTTTGAAGAGGGTTTCATGCCTGAGGATGTCACATCTGTCACACAGCAATTTATCGAAGTACTTGATGAGATAGGTTTCCCGCGCTGCGAAGGTGAGATCATGATGATCAACCCAAAGTGGTGCAAACCGATCGAAGCATACAAGGAAGATATCTATGATTGGATCGAAGCGCCAAATTATGAAAAGTTTTTGGATATGGCTATTTTCTTTGATTCGACAGCTGTTGCGGGGAAAGTATCACTGCATACAGAACTCATTGATTATCTCTTTAGTAAAGTGGAACAGACACCGTCGATACTGATGCATTTTGCACGGGCTATTGAGACTTTTGAGTCTCCCCTGGGACTTTTTTCCCAATTTGTTCATGATAAAGAACATAAAAATGAAATAGACATTAAAAAAGGTGCACTTTTTGCATTGATCCATGGTGTACGTGCATTGGCACTGGAACATCAGATCAGGGAGACCAATACAACACTGCGTATCAAAGCGCTGAATAATAGTGGTTTTTTGAGTAAAGAAGATGCCACAGAGTTGATGGAGGCATTAGAGGTTTTCCATACATTAAGGCTTCATTCCCAGCTTGAGAAGCTGGCAAAAGGGAAGCCAATAGATAACTATATCTCAGTGGCCAAGCTGGGAAAACTTGAACGAGATCTTTTAAAAGAGGCACTTAAAACAGTGAACAAGTTTAAAAAGATCGTAAGTTATCACTTTCATCTTTCTATAGTAGGTTAA